A genomic segment from Cyprinus carpio isolate SPL01 chromosome A22, ASM1834038v1, whole genome shotgun sequence encodes:
- the LOC109066369 gene encoding GRAM domain-containing protein 2B-like isoform X3 gives MDGEKDPNHLDTAACEDLGSYAVDAGTIPAKVKKGRTKSKLGSRKGLSLEENQLETKSLSRQVLSRSLDIDRPLERSESLNSRSSFMKHNKTFHKLFPEVPETEDLLHAYVCALQKEVPYHGRLYITDSSLCFFSSVLLKDTKLLVPVASVSVLKKQNTALLVPNAISIRTTDGEKYLFVSLRNREGCYKLLRSVCPQLEDGSANSSPLFSSAENSFDQAKRVQNSSQSSLDDSCQVSPQIQLSASRLAPENTVNTSSPLMSDESSGDEDTGSSWVWSVTDRARSLLIQREVSNLNTLLLIYLILVFLLLLSSGYIGLRIVALEEQLTSLGALPEFTLQSGYKET, from the exons CTATGCGGTGGACGCCGGGACGATCCCCGCGAAGGTGAAGAAGGGGAGGACGAAAAGCAAGCTGGGGAGCAGGAAGGGGCTTAGTTTGGAGGAGAATCAGCTGGAGACCAAGAGCCTGAGCCGGCAGGTCCTGTCCAG GTCTCTTGATATCGACAGACCTTTGGAGAGAAGCGAAAGCCTCAACTCAAGAAGT AGTTTTATGAAGCACAACAAAACATTCCACAAACTCTTCCCAGAAGTCCCTGAGACTGAAGACCTGCTGCATG CTTACGTCTGTGCGCTGCAGAAGGAAGTGCCTTACCACGGCCGTCTGTACATCACCGACAGCAGCCTGTGCTTCTTCTCCTCCGTGCTGCTCAAAGACACCAAG ctgctGGTTCCCGTCGCCAGCGTGAGCGTCCTGAAGAAGCAGAACACAGCGCTGCTCGTACCAAACGCCATCTCCATCCGAACCACAGACGGAGAGAAG TATTTATTCGTGTCTCTGCGTAACAGAGAAGGCTGCTATAAGCTTCTGCGATCCGTCTGTCCTCAGCTGGAG GACGGAAGTGCCAACAGCAGCCCTCTCTTCTCCTCGGCCGAGAACAGCTTCGATCAGGCCAAACGTGTG CAGAACTCCAGTCAGTCCAGTCTGGACGACTCGTGCCAGGTGTCtcctcagatccagctctctgcGTCTCGACTCGCTCCAG AAAACACTGTGAACACAAGCTCACCGCTGATGTCAGACGAGAGCTCGGGGGACGAAGACACCG GAAGTTCGTGGGTCTGGAGCGTGACGGATAGAGCGCGATCTCTCCTCATCCAAAGAGAAGTCAGCAACCTCAACACTCTGCTGCTCATCTACCTGATCCT GGTGTTTCTGCTCTTGTTGTCGTCTGGCTATATCGGCCTGCGTATCGTGGCCTTAGAAGAGCAGCTGACGTCTCTCGGAGCCCTTCCCGAATTCACCCTACAAAGCGG GTACAAAGAAACGTAA
- the LOC109066369 gene encoding GRAM domain-containing protein 2B-like isoform X4, protein MNRSLSLRLSRRHGNNLYSYAVDAGTIPAKVKKGRTKSKLGSRKGLSLEENQLETKSLSRQVLSRSLDIDRPLERSESLNSRSSFMKHNKTFHKLFPEVPETEDLLHAYVCALQKEVPYHGRLYITDSSLCFFSSVLLKDTKLLVPVASVSVLKKQNTALLVPNAISIRTTDGEKYLFVSLRNREGCYKLLRSVCPQLEDGSANSSPLFSSAENSFDQAKRVQNSSQSSLDDSCQVSPQIQLSASRLAPENTVNTSSPLMSDESSGDEDTGSSWVWSVTDRARSLLIQREVSNLNTLLLIYLILVFLLLLSSGYIGLRIVALEEQLTSLGALPEFTLQSGYKET, encoded by the exons TTATCTCGAAGGCATGGAAATAATCTCTACAG CTATGCGGTGGACGCCGGGACGATCCCCGCGAAGGTGAAGAAGGGGAGGACGAAAAGCAAGCTGGGGAGCAGGAAGGGGCTTAGTTTGGAGGAGAATCAGCTGGAGACCAAGAGCCTGAGCCGGCAGGTCCTGTCCAG GTCTCTTGATATCGACAGACCTTTGGAGAGAAGCGAAAGCCTCAACTCAAGAAGT AGTTTTATGAAGCACAACAAAACATTCCACAAACTCTTCCCAGAAGTCCCTGAGACTGAAGACCTGCTGCATG CTTACGTCTGTGCGCTGCAGAAGGAAGTGCCTTACCACGGCCGTCTGTACATCACCGACAGCAGCCTGTGCTTCTTCTCCTCCGTGCTGCTCAAAGACACCAAG ctgctGGTTCCCGTCGCCAGCGTGAGCGTCCTGAAGAAGCAGAACACAGCGCTGCTCGTACCAAACGCCATCTCCATCCGAACCACAGACGGAGAGAAG TATTTATTCGTGTCTCTGCGTAACAGAGAAGGCTGCTATAAGCTTCTGCGATCCGTCTGTCCTCAGCTGGAG GACGGAAGTGCCAACAGCAGCCCTCTCTTCTCCTCGGCCGAGAACAGCTTCGATCAGGCCAAACGTGTG CAGAACTCCAGTCAGTCCAGTCTGGACGACTCGTGCCAGGTGTCtcctcagatccagctctctgcGTCTCGACTCGCTCCAG AAAACACTGTGAACACAAGCTCACCGCTGATGTCAGACGAGAGCTCGGGGGACGAAGACACCG GAAGTTCGTGGGTCTGGAGCGTGACGGATAGAGCGCGATCTCTCCTCATCCAAAGAGAAGTCAGCAACCTCAACACTCTGCTGCTCATCTACCTGATCCT GGTGTTTCTGCTCTTGTTGTCGTCTGGCTATATCGGCCTGCGTATCGTGGCCTTAGAAGAGCAGCTGACGTCTCTCGGAGCCCTTCCCGAATTCACCCTACAAAGCGG GTACAAAGAAACGTAA
- the LOC109066369 gene encoding GRAM domain-containing protein 2B-like isoform X5, translating to MNRSLSLRLSRRHGNNLYSYAVDAGTIPAKVKKGRTKSKLGSRKGLSLEENQLETKSLSRQVLSRSLDIDRPLERSESLNSRSSFMKHNKTFHKLFPEVPETEDLLHAYVCALQKEVPYHGRLYITDSSLCFFSSVLLKDTKLLVPVASVSVLKKQNTALLVPNAISIRTTDGEKYLFVSLRNREGCYKLLRSVCPQLEDGSANSSPLFSSAENSFDQAKRVNSSQSSLDDSCQVSPQIQLSASRLAPENTVNTSSPLMSDESSGDEDTGSSWVWSVTDRARSLLIQREVSNLNTLLLIYLILVFLLLLSSGYIGLRIVALEEQLTSLGALPEFTLQSGYKET from the exons TTATCTCGAAGGCATGGAAATAATCTCTACAG CTATGCGGTGGACGCCGGGACGATCCCCGCGAAGGTGAAGAAGGGGAGGACGAAAAGCAAGCTGGGGAGCAGGAAGGGGCTTAGTTTGGAGGAGAATCAGCTGGAGACCAAGAGCCTGAGCCGGCAGGTCCTGTCCAG GTCTCTTGATATCGACAGACCTTTGGAGAGAAGCGAAAGCCTCAACTCAAGAAGT AGTTTTATGAAGCACAACAAAACATTCCACAAACTCTTCCCAGAAGTCCCTGAGACTGAAGACCTGCTGCATG CTTACGTCTGTGCGCTGCAGAAGGAAGTGCCTTACCACGGCCGTCTGTACATCACCGACAGCAGCCTGTGCTTCTTCTCCTCCGTGCTGCTCAAAGACACCAAG ctgctGGTTCCCGTCGCCAGCGTGAGCGTCCTGAAGAAGCAGAACACAGCGCTGCTCGTACCAAACGCCATCTCCATCCGAACCACAGACGGAGAGAAG TATTTATTCGTGTCTCTGCGTAACAGAGAAGGCTGCTATAAGCTTCTGCGATCCGTCTGTCCTCAGCTGGAG GACGGAAGTGCCAACAGCAGCCCTCTCTTCTCCTCGGCCGAGAACAGCTTCGATCAGGCCAAACGTGTG AACTCCAGTCAGTCCAGTCTGGACGACTCGTGCCAGGTGTCtcctcagatccagctctctgcGTCTCGACTCGCTCCAG AAAACACTGTGAACACAAGCTCACCGCTGATGTCAGACGAGAGCTCGGGGGACGAAGACACCG GAAGTTCGTGGGTCTGGAGCGTGACGGATAGAGCGCGATCTCTCCTCATCCAAAGAGAAGTCAGCAACCTCAACACTCTGCTGCTCATCTACCTGATCCT GGTGTTTCTGCTCTTGTTGTCGTCTGGCTATATCGGCCTGCGTATCGTGGCCTTAGAAGAGCAGCTGACGTCTCTCGGAGCCCTTCCCGAATTCACCCTACAAAGCGG GTACAAAGAAACGTAA